A window of Rhododendron vialii isolate Sample 1 chromosome 13a, ASM3025357v1 contains these coding sequences:
- the LOC131313867 gene encoding vegetative cell wall protein gp1-like, with protein MAKLHILAIIALSSLLSVVQPLAPSPGPVVAQVPLSPPPPLSPTPTVSPSPLSPPTFSPPAPPPSPPSPESSPSPSPSPSPSPSADVSPPLPSPPPPPPSTVGSKNSNASANDESKDSQGGLTKGQKAGAALGTIAAVCIVALAAILYRKRQQNIQRSQYGYAARSLAIVSISHFSTFVERGG; from the exons ATGGCTAAACTCCACATACTCGCAATCATTGCTCTCTCGTCGCTTCTCTCAGTAGTACAACCGCTGGCTCCCAGTCCGGGCCCCGTGGTCGCCCAAGTACCCCtctctccgccgccgccgctctCTCCGACCCCGACTGTCTCTCCTTCGCCGCTCTCACCGCCGACCTTTTCGCCTCCAGCGCCTCCGCCGTCCCCTCCCTCTCCTGAATCGTCCCCGTCCCCGTCTCCGTCTCCGTCTCCGTCTCCATCGGCGGATGTGTCTCCTCCATTGCCGTCGCCGCCCCCGCCCCCGCCGAGCACTGTCGGTTCCAAGAACAGCAACGCGAGCGCGAATGACGAATCGAAGGATTCGCAAGGTGGATTGACGAAAGGACAGAAGGCTGGGGCCGCGCTCGGAACCATCGCCGCCGTGTGTATCGTGGCGTTAGCAGCGATACTGTATAGGAAGAGGCAGCAGAACATACAGAGGTCGCAGTACGGGTACGCAGCCAGAA GTTTAGCTATTGTTAGTATATCTCATTTTAGTACTTTTGTTGAACGAGGTGGATGA
- the LOC131314422 gene encoding large ribosomal subunit protein uL11-like, with translation MPPKFDPSQVVDVYVRVTGGEVGAASSLAPKIGPLGLSPKKIGEDIAKETAKDWKGLRVTVKLTVQNRQAKVAVVPSAAALVIKALKEPERDRKKTKNIKHTGNISLDDVIEIAKVMRPRSMAKELTGTVKEILGTCVSVGCTVDGKNPKDLQQEIADGDVEVPED, from the coding sequence ATGCCTCCGAAGTTCGATCCATCCCAGGTAGTCGACGTCTACGTCCGAGTCACCGGCGGAGAGGTAGGCGCGGCGAGTTCACTCGCCCCCAAGATCGGCCCGCTCGGTCTCTCCCCCAAGAAGATCGGCGAGGACATCGCCAAGGAGACCGCCAAGGACTGGAAGGGCCTCCGCGTCACCGTCAAGCTGACCGTCCAGAACCGCCAGGCCAAGGTCGCCGTGGTCCCCTCCGCCGCCGCCCTCGTCATCAAGGCCCTCAAGGAGCCCGAGCGCGACCGGAAGAAGACCAAGAACATCAAGCACACGGGGAACATCTCGCTCGACGACGTCATCGAGATCGCCAAGGTGATGAGGCCGAGGTCCATGGCCAAGGAGCTCACCGGGACCGTCAAGGAGATATTGGGGACCTGCGTCTCGGTGGGGTGTACGGTGGACGGGAAGAACCCTAAGGATTTGCAGCAGGAGATTGCCGATGGTGACGTGGAGGTTCCTGAGGATTGA
- the LOC131314421 gene encoding aquaporin PIP2-1-like: MSKDVEVAEQPGYSAKDYHDPPPARLIDMEELRKWSFYRAVIAEFIATLLFLYITVLTVIGYKSQTTTDPCGGVGILGIAWAFGGMIFVLVYCTAGISGGHINPAVTFGLFLARKVSLFRAVLYMVAQCLGAICGVGLVKAFQKSYFDRYGGGANEVAFGYKKGTALGAEIIGTFVLVYTVFSATDPKRSARDSHVPVLAPLPIGFAVFMVHLATIPITGTGINPARSFGAAVIYNQSKAWDDQWIFWVGPFIGAAIAAFYHQFILRAAAIKALGSFRSNA, encoded by the exons ATGTCGAAGGACGTTGAGGTGGCGGAGCAACCCGGATACTCAGCGAAGGACTACCACGACCCGCCGCCGGCGCGGCTGATAGACATGGAGGAACTGAGAAAGTGGTCATTCTACAGGGCAGTCATCGCCGAGTTCATAGCCACACTCCTCTTCCTCTACATCACCGTGCTCACCGTGATTGGCTACAAGAGCCAGACGACCACCGATCCGTGCGGCGGCGTCGGAATCCTCGGCATCGCCTGGGCCTTCGGCGGCATGATCTTCGTCCTAGTTTACTGCACCGCCGGTATCTCCG GAGGTCACATAAACCCGGCGGTGACGTTCGGGCTGTTCCTGGCGCGCAAGGTGTCGCTATTCAGGGCGGTTTTGTACATGGTAGCACAGTGCTTGGGCGCTATCTGCGGCGTCGGTTTGGTGAAGGCGTTCCAGAAGTCCTACTTCGACAGGTACGGCGGCGGGGCCAACGAGGTGGCGTTCGGCTACAAAAAGGGCACGGCTCTGGGGGCTGAGATCATCGGGACATTTGTTCTGGTCTACACTGTTTTCTCAGCTACCGATCCCAAGAGGAGCGCCAGAGACTCCCACGTTCCT GTTTTGGCTCCGCTCCCAATCGGATTCGCAGTATTCATGGTTCACCTGGCCACCATCCCAATCACAGGCACCGGAATCAACCCCGCTAGAAGCTTCGGAGCTGCGGTTATCTACAACCAATCCAAGGCCTGGGATGATCAA TGGATATTTTGGGTCGGACCGTTCATTGGAGCCGCGATTGCCGCGTTCTACCACCAGTTCATTCTGAGAGCGGCAGCTATTAAAGCTTTGGGATCTTTCAGAAGCAATGCCTGA